A genomic region of Miscanthus floridulus cultivar M001 chromosome 3, ASM1932011v1, whole genome shotgun sequence contains the following coding sequences:
- the LOC136544025 gene encoding L-ascorbate oxidase-like encodes MVWRPRLLCCLFLSLSLPGLARAATVHQEWEISYQFKSPDCVRKLAVTINRQTPGPTIRATQGDTVVVRVKNSLLTENVAIHWHGIRQIGTPWADGTEAVTQCPILPGDTLTYNFVVDDRPGTYMYHAHYGMQRSAGLNGVIVVAAAPGCGPDAEPLRYDGEHHVLLNDWWHKSTYEQATGLASVPFGWVGEPQSLLINGRGRFVNCSTMAVGACNATLPESAAPVFAVVPGKTYRFRIASMTSLSALNFEIEDRNAGLIGCPAPAVHSGSRSSRHPPMGYLQYGAALVVVMLFVEFFCYPLLSHRASCRRPEPRDRRGHRRKVRSCAQHVGQPANWRRPCSSPKPSIGEFTEQW; translated from the exons ATGGTCTGGCGACCGCGGCTCCTCTGCTGCCTCTTCCTGTCCCTGTCGCTGCCAGGGCTCGCGCGCGCCGCCACGGTCCACCAGGAGTGGGAGATCAGCTACCAGTTCAAGAGCCCCGACTGCGTGCGCAAGCTGGCGGTGACCATCAACAGGCAGACGCCGGGGCCGACCATCCGCGCCACGCAGGGCGACACCGTGGTGGTGAGGGTGAAGAACTCCCTGCTCACCGAGAACGTGGCCATCCACTGGCACGGCATCCGGCAGATCGGCACGCCGTGGGCGGACGGCACGGAGGCCGTGACGCAGTGCCCCATCCTCCCCGGGGACACCTTGACCTACAACTTCGTCGTCGATGACCGCCCGGGCACCTACATGTACCACGCGCACTACGGGATGCAGCGCTCGGCGGGGCTCAACGGCGTCATCGTCGTGGCCGCGGCCCCCGGCTGCGGGCCCGACGCCGAGCCCTTGAGGTACGACGGCGAGCACCACGTGCTGCTCAACGACTGGTGGCACAAGAGCACCTACGAGCAGGCCACGGGGCTCGCGTCCGTGCCGTTCGGCTGGGTCGGGGAGCCGCAGTCGCTGCTCATCAACGGCCGCGGCAGGTTCGTCAACTGCTCGACCATGGCGGTGGGGGCCTGCAACGCCACGCTCCCGGAGTCCGCCGCGCCGGTGTTCGCCGTCGTGCCCGGCAAGACCTACAGGTTCCGCATTGCCAGCATGACGTCGCTGTCGGCACTCAACTTTGAGATCGAG GATCGCAACGCTGGCCTCATCGGCTGCCCGGCACCGGCAGTACACTCCGGCAGCAGGAGCAGCCGCCACCCTCCCATGGGTTACCTGCAATACGGAGCAGCGCTCGTTGTTGTGATGCTGTTCGTCGAGTTTTTTTGCTACCCTCTACTTAGCCACCGGGCGTCCTGTCGCCGACCAGAACCCCGCGACCGCCGGGGGCACCGTCGCAAGGTCCGCTCCTGCGCCCAGCACGTCGGGCAGCCTGCCAATTGGCGGCGGccatgctcctcccccaagcccaGCATCGGCGAGTTCACCGAGCAGTGGTGA